One window of Chamaesiphon minutus PCC 6605 genomic DNA carries:
- a CDS encoding SemiSWEET transporter codes for MAAIDLVGYLAATLTTAAFLPQVFQVWQSKSTKDLSLPTLLSFIAGISIWLIYGLLVQSAPIIVANAVTLVLNLVILRFKLKYG; via the coding sequence ATGGCAGCGATCGATCTAGTCGGATATTTAGCAGCAACGCTGACAACCGCAGCTTTTTTGCCTCAAGTATTTCAGGTGTGGCAGTCTAAGTCTACCAAAGATCTATCTTTGCCAACCTTACTATCATTTATTGCTGGCATTTCGATCTGGCTGATTTATGGCTTATTAGTTCAAAGTGCGCCCATAATTGTCGCAAATGCCGTGACGTTGGTACTGAATTTAGTAATTCTGCGGTTTAAACTTAAATATGGATAG
- a CDS encoding DUF4351 domain-containing protein, translated as MESLGDALLDFNPIDDLTDWLDKSLRGIQ; from the coding sequence ATCGAATCTTTAGGTGATGCGTTGTTAGACTTCAATCCGATCGACGATTTGACAGATTGGTTAGACAAATCGCTGCGAGGTATACAATAA
- a CDS encoding divalent metal cation transporter translates to MSQSYLPQVPTAPFCPCWLRRLLTRCLAIAPALIGLAVLGDGGVGKLLVLSQVVLSLQLPLAIVPLILLTSNAKLMGDFVNSRWIQGLVWTITVTIAVLNLWLLLPTFK, encoded by the coding sequence ATGAGCCAATCGTATTTACCTCAAGTTCCTACTGCGCCGTTTTGTCCCTGTTGGCTGCGCCGACTGCTGACTAGGTGCCTCGCGATCGCGCCAGCATTAATCGGTCTGGCTGTCTTGGGCGATGGGGGAGTTGGCAAGTTATTGGTATTGAGTCAGGTGGTGCTGAGTCTGCAATTACCGTTGGCGATCGTGCCGTTAATTTTGTTGACTAGCAATGCCAAACTGATGGGCGATTTTGTCAATTCTCGCTGGATTCAGGGTTTAGTTTGGACGATAACAGTCACGATCGCGGTACTCAATTTATGGTTATTGTTGCCAACTTTCAAGTGA
- a CDS encoding formylglycine-generating enzyme family protein yields the protein MSKLQPDNTDAILGGQTPPPLDAAVLGGIAGTKLKIVNEWGLREELVDRFSFETVTVNDSAEIIDRKQKEAFCYTVDINGVPLEIVYIPAGSFMMGGFDEAQISHRLPEPLHLVTLQSFFMGKYPVTQKQYLSLMGMNPSRFHADDRHPVEEVSWRDAMEFCRRLSALTNKNFTLPSESQWEYTCRAGTDTNFYFGQKINTDLANFADFKPFEDSTETIAKYYETHKTTSVGIYPPNSWGLYDMHGNVYEWCLDIHHSNYTGAPSDGSAWIDFDEDNHNRMGNSHPCRGGSWRDLWDFSTSYKRGFGSSDGRIDQIGFRVCMVLNSDARYGILPYREINENYEDYEEYEEE from the coding sequence ATGTCAAAACTTCAACCCGATAACACCGATGCCATTTTAGGCGGACAAACTCCACCACCGCTTGATGCTGCTGTTTTGGGTGGCATTGCCGGAACGAAGCTAAAAATAGTGAATGAGTGGGGACTGAGAGAAGAATTAGTCGATCGATTTAGTTTTGAAACTGTTACGGTAAACGATAGTGCAGAAATTATCGATCGCAAACAGAAAGAAGCTTTTTGTTATACCGTCGATATTAATGGCGTTCCGCTTGAAATAGTTTATATTCCTGCTGGAAGTTTCATGATGGGTGGTTTTGATGAAGCTCAAATAAGCCATAGATTACCAGAGCCTCTTCATCTAGTTACGCTTCAATCATTTTTTATGGGCAAGTATCCTGTTACTCAAAAGCAATATTTATCATTAATGGGTATGAATCCTTCTCGCTTCCATGCAGACGATCGACATCCTGTGGAGGAGGTGTCATGGAGAGATGCAATGGAATTTTGTCGTCGATTATCAGCATTGACAAATAAAAATTTCACTTTGCCTAGTGAATCTCAGTGGGAGTATACTTGTCGAGCGGGCACTGATACAAATTTTTATTTTGGTCAAAAAATCAATACCGATCTAGCAAATTTTGCAGATTTTAAACCTTTTGAAGATTCAACAGAGACAATTGCTAAATACTATGAAACTCACAAAACTACTTCCGTAGGTATTTATCCACCCAATTCTTGGGGTTTATACGATATGCACGGTAATGTATATGAATGGTGCTTGGATATACACCATTCTAATTACACAGGTGCGCCCTCTGATGGTAGTGCTTGGATCGATTTTGATGAAGACAATCATAATCGTATGGGTAACAGCCATCCCTGTCGAGGTGGTTCGTGGAGAGATTTATGGGATTTTTCTACTAGTTACAAACGTGGTTTTGGTAGTAGTGATGGTCGAATCGACCAGATCGGTTTTCGCGTTTGCATGGTACTAAACTCGGACGCTCGATATGGAATTTTACCGTACAGAGAAATTAATGAAAACTATGAAGACTATGAGGAATATGAAGAAGAATAG
- a CDS encoding alpha/beta fold hydrolase: MTATPSLTPLRIAEKLTWNWRGHQIKYSVTGAGQPLLLIHGFGASIDHWRKNIPGLAEAGYQVYAIDLLGFGGSDKAQIDYSMELWEELVVDFWHEYINKPTVFVGNSIGALLSLMLVAHHPEISAGGVLINCAGGLNHRPDELNFLLRNVMGIFTNIVASPAFGKFLFDRVRQKARIRSSLYQVYPRREAVTDELIDIIYQPACDPGAQQVFASILTAPPGPTPESLLPEVTKPLLVLWGENDPWTPIKGAKVYQELAAAGKPVEVVSIPNAGHCPHDEYPEVVNPAILEWLAAVE; the protein is encoded by the coding sequence ATGACCGCAACTCCATCCCTAACACCGCTCCGCATTGCCGAAAAGCTTACCTGGAACTGGCGCGGACATCAGATTAAATATTCAGTTACTGGCGCAGGTCAACCGCTATTATTGATTCATGGTTTCGGTGCCTCGATCGATCATTGGCGCAAGAATATCCCCGGATTAGCTGAGGCTGGATATCAGGTATACGCGATCGATCTGCTCGGATTTGGTGGCTCTGACAAAGCTCAAATCGACTACAGCATGGAACTGTGGGAAGAATTAGTCGTAGACTTCTGGCACGAGTATATTAACAAGCCGACGGTATTTGTCGGTAACTCGATCGGGGCGTTGCTCAGTCTAATGTTGGTAGCGCATCATCCCGAAATTAGTGCGGGTGGAGTATTGATTAATTGTGCGGGTGGATTGAACCATCGCCCCGACGAACTAAACTTCCTGCTGCGGAATGTGATGGGCATATTTACTAATATTGTCGCATCTCCAGCCTTTGGTAAATTTCTATTCGATCGAGTCCGCCAAAAAGCACGCATTCGGAGCAGTCTGTATCAGGTCTATCCGCGCCGTGAAGCCGTCACCGACGAGCTAATCGACATTATCTATCAACCAGCTTGCGATCCCGGCGCACAGCAAGTTTTCGCCTCAATTCTCACCGCACCACCAGGGCCGACACCGGAGTCGTTATTGCCCGAAGTTACTAAGCCGTTGCTGGTATTATGGGGAGAAAATGACCCTTGGACACCGATAAAAGGTGCGAAGGTCTATCAGGAACTCGCCGCAGCCGGGAAGCCTGTAGAGGTGGTTTCGATCCCAAATGCGGGGCATTGTCCGCATGATGAGTATCCAGAGGTGGTGAATCCGGCAATTTTGGAGTGGTTGGCGGCGGTGGAGTAA
- a CDS encoding GNAT family N-acetyltransferase codes for MLDRSILETTRLILRPLSLADVPSLQSVSGVRKIADTMISIPHPYPDGEAERYIQRQISELEAGHAFTFAIDRQPDREFSGIIEIRDIDREHAQAELSFWLATELWGRGYMSEAIQPIIRFGFETLDLNRLYAYHMVRNPGSGKVLAKNGFTQEGVLRQRVYKWGVFEDVKIWAMLRQDWH; via the coding sequence ATGCTCGATCGATCCATCCTCGAAACAACCAGATTGATTTTGCGTCCCCTATCGCTGGCAGATGTGCCATCGCTTCAAAGCGTGTCAGGCGTTCGGAAGATTGCGGATACAATGATTTCTATTCCTCATCCTTATCCCGATGGTGAAGCAGAGCGATATATCCAGCGACAAATTTCAGAGCTTGAGGCAGGACACGCTTTTACATTTGCGATCGATCGCCAACCCGATCGAGAATTTAGTGGCATTATTGAGATTCGAGATATCGATCGAGAACACGCTCAAGCAGAATTAAGTTTTTGGTTGGCAACTGAGTTGTGGGGACGAGGATATATGAGCGAAGCTATACAACCGATAATTCGCTTTGGATTTGAAACTTTAGATCTCAACCGTCTCTACGCCTACCACATGGTTAGAAATCCAGGTTCGGGTAAAGTATTAGCAAAAAATGGATTTACACAAGAAGGCGTATTACGGCAGCGAGTTTACAAGTGGGGAGTATTTGAAGATGTAAAAATCTGGGCGATGCTTCGACAAGACTGGCATTGA
- a CDS encoding MBL fold metallo-hydrolase, giving the protein MSTNTIEISLEPYCEMTVSGMIAPDDRDPNKLVLTTADGCQFRAAPLGEVSIGAGSRQWRVIPIMQTDGNITRLQIVAEQSPRTPEGDRFVCVGRTNQVSRKHNSVSLKIERLGEPTIRPTLFNPPSQVQSGQLWQLVAQRVGMTLDIVEAAQLDGQEVSGAQPKALASADPKTVHEPRNLEQLAVCASNRQKTPEITEIARAALNRELKERDWELSLTRVKEPTWEWEAQSLLPSELRARVQVNARTNVARVYVYPHQSKSSLDRSSIPVDGEASVTPESNRDPDRLIVTPLGAARGIGASCFRVQIGPYEIVMDAGTRPKGSDPLPAFELLDRPNLILITHAHLDHIGALPIFHRDFPEVPMICTHGTREIAHVMLTDGLKVQAAQQRQGNEDFGQVFTANDLDRTLFTLQTQPVGVDFSPLPGLTVRFIHAGHIVGAACIYMKYGNRSILYTGDYNTTSSRTAEGLKLADLPQADILITESTYGSDTHPSRRTQESDLIKAIVEVVQAGGNVLIPAFALGRAQEIILAIRTSALFHSINVPVYVDGLVREVTDLFQTQLELLPTSVQNFAKTQSPFFSEKSSPRIISIASPKERPLAIAHPSVIIASSGMLTGGASIGYAKILLERENAAVFISGYTDEESPGRFLQSLEPGSEIELDGTALTVRAKIQRFNLSAHADRVGITQVIHRVNPQHLILIHGSQSALHELSRAGDLRDKYWIHIPDVGDTITFGQAPDHLSKAQVARVDAGQEFEIEIEAEFDGAWLRIADSVLEDPRWQHLAATGLLSAKWTKGGLMLKPASHKSMAVESAIASGLDCCAVCEFFDGYLCRGEDSPLYKRDVDPTAKCPEFVRQVAAVESPPLDVDAMAEPLIEGIDLDLDEDE; this is encoded by the coding sequence ATGTCCACTAACACCATCGAAATTTCACTCGAACCATACTGTGAAATGACCGTTAGTGGCATGATCGCCCCCGACGATCGCGATCCGAATAAACTAGTATTAACTACCGCTGATGGTTGTCAGTTTCGCGCTGCACCACTGGGAGAGGTTAGCATTGGTGCGGGGAGCAGACAGTGGCGTGTCATCCCGATTATGCAAACCGATGGCAATATTACACGGTTGCAAATCGTGGCAGAACAATCCCCCCGCACGCCTGAAGGAGATCGATTCGTCTGTGTGGGCAGAACCAATCAAGTCAGTCGCAAGCATAATAGCGTCTCCCTGAAAATCGAGCGTCTTGGCGAACCAACGATTCGTCCGACACTTTTCAATCCTCCCAGCCAAGTTCAATCTGGGCAATTATGGCAGCTTGTCGCCCAGCGCGTGGGGATGACATTAGATATTGTCGAAGCGGCACAGCTCGACGGGCAAGAAGTAAGTGGTGCGCAACCGAAAGCTCTTGCCAGTGCAGATCCTAAGACTGTCCATGAGCCTCGAAATCTCGAACAGCTTGCTGTCTGCGCCAGCAATCGTCAGAAAACACCAGAAATTACCGAGATCGCGCGAGCAGCCCTAAATCGGGAGCTGAAGGAAAGAGACTGGGAGCTATCCCTCACCAGAGTCAAAGAGCCAACATGGGAATGGGAAGCTCAAAGTTTATTGCCCTCGGAGCTAAGAGCGAGAGTACAAGTAAATGCCCGTACTAATGTGGCGAGAGTGTATGTTTATCCGCATCAAAGTAAGTCTAGCCTAGATCGATCTAGCATTCCTGTAGATGGGGAAGCCTCAGTCACCCCAGAGAGCAATCGCGATCCAGACAGGTTGATTGTCACTCCATTAGGCGCAGCGAGGGGGATTGGTGCGTCTTGTTTTCGCGTCCAAATTGGACCGTATGAGATCGTCATGGATGCTGGGACTCGTCCCAAAGGCAGCGATCCGCTCCCCGCATTTGAGTTATTAGATCGTCCTAATCTGATCCTAATTACTCATGCTCACCTAGATCATATTGGTGCATTGCCAATCTTCCATCGCGATTTTCCAGAGGTGCCGATGATTTGTACCCATGGGACGCGAGAAATTGCCCATGTGATGCTCACCGATGGCTTGAAAGTACAGGCGGCGCAACAACGACAGGGGAATGAAGATTTTGGACAAGTATTTACAGCCAACGATCTCGATCGAACCCTGTTCACCCTTCAAACTCAACCCGTCGGCGTGGACTTCTCGCCCTTGCCAGGATTAACCGTGCGGTTCATTCATGCTGGACACATCGTCGGTGCAGCCTGTATATATATGAAATACGGCAATCGATCGATCCTTTATACAGGCGACTACAATACCACCAGCAGCCGCACCGCAGAAGGCTTAAAACTGGCCGATTTACCCCAGGCGGACATTTTAATCACCGAATCTACCTACGGCTCGGATACCCACCCATCCCGCCGCACCCAAGAGAGCGATCTGATTAAAGCGATCGTCGAAGTCGTCCAAGCAGGTGGTAATGTATTGATTCCCGCCTTTGCGCTCGGACGCGCCCAGGAAATCATCCTCGCCATCCGCACCAGTGCATTATTCCATAGCATCAATGTCCCCGTCTACGTCGATGGATTAGTCCGCGAAGTCACCGACTTATTCCAGACACAATTAGAATTACTCCCTACATCCGTCCAGAATTTCGCCAAAACCCAGTCTCCCTTCTTTAGCGAGAAATCCTCACCGCGCATCATCTCGATCGCCTCCCCTAAAGAACGCCCCCTGGCGATCGCTCACCCGTCGGTAATTATTGCCAGTTCCGGTATGTTGACAGGCGGCGCGAGTATCGGCTACGCTAAAATCCTCTTAGAACGGGAAAATGCGGCTGTTTTTATCTCTGGCTATACCGACGAAGAATCCCCAGGACGCTTCCTCCAAAGCCTAGAACCAGGGAGTGAAATCGAACTCGATGGTACTGCGCTGACAGTCCGCGCCAAGATTCAACGCTTCAACCTCTCCGCCCATGCCGATCGAGTGGGAATTACTCAAGTCATCCATCGCGTCAATCCCCAACATTTAATCCTAATCCACGGCTCCCAATCTGCTCTCCACGAACTCTCCCGCGCTGGCGATTTGCGGGATAAATACTGGATTCATATTCCCGATGTTGGCGATACAATTACCTTCGGACAAGCACCCGATCACCTTTCCAAAGCTCAGGTAGCCAGAGTCGATGCCGGACAAGAATTTGAAATCGAAATCGAAGCCGAATTCGATGGTGCGTGGCTGCGTATCGCCGATAGCGTGCTAGAAGATCCCCGGTGGCAACATTTAGCCGCGACGGGGTTATTATCAGCCAAGTGGACGAAAGGCGGCTTGATGCTCAAACCCGCCAGTCATAAGTCAATGGCGGTGGAATCAGCTATTGCCAGCGGTTTAGATTGTTGTGCGGTATGCGAATTTTTTGACGGCTATCTCTGTCGCGGCGAGGATAGTCCACTGTACAAACGCGATGTCGATCCGACTGCAAAATGTCCAGAATTCGTGCGTCAAGTTGCAGCAGTTGAATCGCCGCCTTTAGATGTGGATGCTATGGCGGAGCCTCTAATTGAGGGCATCGATCTGGATCTGGATGAAGATGAATGA
- a CDS encoding nuclear transport factor 2 family protein has protein sequence MSAMDPNASQNSVPLPDIRATIELAKNAWIARDADALAQLFTEDGTLIVPGQKWQGQAKIRSQIAKFARDYTDVRITINQMIIDGDRAAVEWHYEDTEKATGKRNQSDDAIVVEVKNGRISYWREYFDTGGK, from the coding sequence ATGTCTGCTATGGACCCAAATGCAAGTCAAAATAGTGTGCCATTACCGGATATTCGAGCGACGATCGAGCTGGCTAAAAATGCCTGGATCGCTCGCGATGCCGATGCTCTGGCGCAGTTATTTACAGAAGATGGTACACTCATCGTCCCCGGTCAAAAATGGCAAGGACAGGCCAAAATTCGCTCGCAAATTGCCAAATTTGCACGAGATTATACAGATGTCAGGATTACCATTAATCAAATGATTATCGATGGCGACCGAGCTGCTGTAGAATGGCATTATGAGGATACTGAAAAAGCTACAGGCAAACGCAATCAATCGGATGATGCGATCGTCGTGGAGGTTAAAAACGGTCGGATTAGCTATTGGCGAGAGTATTTCGATACTGGGGGTAAATAA
- a CDS encoding alpha/beta fold hydrolase — MRARIRDTEIYFDIEGLGLVKQGARLRSQPAVFLIHGGPGADHTSYKPSFSPLSQKMQLIYFDHRGQGRSARGDRETYTLENNVEDLEALRQYLGLDRIVVLGSSYGGMVALSYAVRYPQHVSHLIVIATVASYRFLKRAQENLAAWGTPAQQQIAQRLWDGTFENEEQLREYFQVMAPMYSLTYDPNSDRSAWDETILSPDAINVAFGGFLRSYDVLDRLHTIQAPTLVIGGRHDWICPPEFSEEIAKAIPNADLRIFENSGHSIRADEPEALRDAIAGFLVYKS, encoded by the coding sequence ATGCGTGCCAGGATAAGGGATACAGAGATTTACTTCGATATTGAAGGATTAGGATTAGTCAAACAGGGAGCGCGGTTACGATCGCAGCCAGCCGTATTTCTGATTCATGGTGGGCCAGGTGCCGACCATACATCCTACAAGCCCAGCTTCTCACCGTTGAGCCAGAAGATGCAACTGATTTATTTCGACCATCGGGGGCAAGGACGCTCGGCACGAGGCGATCGGGAAACCTACACGCTAGAAAATAATGTCGAGGATTTAGAAGCACTCCGGCAATATCTAGGCTTAGATCGAATTGTCGTCCTTGGCTCCTCCTATGGCGGGATGGTTGCGCTCTCTTATGCGGTTCGCTATCCCCAGCATGTTTCGCATCTGATTGTCATTGCCACGGTAGCGAGTTACCGCTTTCTGAAGCGAGCGCAGGAGAATTTGGCCGCATGGGGCACTCCAGCACAACAGCAGATCGCCCAACGACTCTGGGACGGTACATTTGAGAATGAAGAACAATTGCGCGAGTACTTCCAGGTAATGGCACCGATGTATTCACTTACCTACGATCCCAACTCCGATCGATCGGCATGGGATGAAACCATTCTTTCGCCCGATGCGATTAATGTGGCCTTTGGTGGCTTTTTGCGATCGTATGACGTACTCGATCGGTTACACACAATTCAGGCACCTACATTAGTCATTGGCGGACGGCATGACTGGATTTGTCCGCCAGAATTCTCTGAGGAAATAGCTAAAGCAATCCCCAATGCCGATCTGCGCATCTTTGAAAATAGCGGTCATTCGATTAGAGCTGACGAGCCAGAAGCACTACGAGATGCGATCGCGGGTTTCTTGGTGTACAAGTCTTAG
- a CDS encoding RNA ligase (ATP) codes for MSTIKVEVCEILELKPHTNADALELATVQGWQMCVKKGVHQPGDLVVYFEQGTVLTKEIAERLNVATYLSEKTDINGDRVLVVYRIKLRGEPSFGLVVHPEAGMQLGDDVAEFYGATKYFPPVKAQAGDSAVDDPYFPKYTNLENMRSYPNLLSVGEPVVATEKIHGTNCRVGFVWHTDEEQPTMMAGSRALRRKEPEDPTLMVANTYWFPHTLLGVKNLLADLQERGHKQAILYGEVYGQGIQAYTYGTKRLSFRAFDLMLDGKYVDYPVFKSLCDRHQVEQVPLVYEGAFSLEVIREFSDGDSLIGGTHGREGVVVKPMVEREDPKTGRVILKYIGDRYLFGKVAEQDTTDV; via the coding sequence ATGAGCACGATTAAAGTAGAAGTCTGCGAAATTCTGGAGCTAAAACCTCACACTAATGCCGATGCCTTAGAATTAGCCACCGTCCAAGGTTGGCAAATGTGTGTCAAAAAAGGCGTGCATCAACCTGGCGATTTGGTCGTTTATTTCGAGCAAGGCACTGTGTTGACAAAAGAAATTGCCGAAAGATTGAACGTGGCAACATACCTATCCGAAAAAACTGATATTAATGGCGATCGAGTTTTAGTAGTTTACCGAATTAAATTACGCGGCGAACCCTCATTTGGATTAGTAGTTCATCCCGAAGCGGGAATGCAATTGGGTGACGATGTGGCAGAGTTTTATGGTGCGACTAAATACTTTCCGCCAGTTAAAGCACAAGCTGGCGATAGTGCCGTTGACGATCCCTATTTTCCGAAATATACTAACCTGGAAAACATGCGGAGTTACCCCAATTTATTATCAGTCGGCGAACCAGTCGTCGCTACTGAAAAAATTCACGGTACTAATTGTCGCGTGGGTTTTGTGTGGCATACTGATGAAGAACAGCCGACAATGATGGCTGGTTCTAGAGCTTTGCGCCGCAAAGAACCAGAAGATCCGACACTAATGGTAGCAAATACTTATTGGTTTCCCCACACCTTACTTGGTGTCAAAAATCTGTTAGCAGATTTGCAAGAGCGAGGACACAAACAAGCGATCTTATATGGCGAAGTTTACGGACAAGGCATTCAAGCTTATACTTATGGTACCAAAAGACTGAGTTTCCGTGCTTTCGATCTGATGTTGGATGGTAAATATGTAGATTATCCGGTATTTAAATCTCTATGCGATCGACATCAAGTAGAGCAAGTACCATTAGTATATGAAGGTGCTTTTTCACTGGAAGTTATTCGCGAATTTTCTGATGGTGATTCGCTCATTGGTGGTACTCACGGTAGGGAAGGAGTGGTTGTCAAACCGATGGTAGAAAGGGAAGATCCGAAGACTGGCAGGGTGATTCTTAAGTATATTGGCGATCGATACTTATTTGGTAAAGTTGCCGAGCAAGATACTACCGATGTCTAG
- a CDS encoding MBL fold metallo-hydrolase — MAHVANRRSENIDGDLYVDNSCIDCDTCRWMAPTVFDRQNEMSAVYHQPIDRQERLQAMQALLSCPTASIGTITKPEDIKTAQASLPLLVTENVYHCGYHSENSYGAASYLIQHPDGNILVDSPRFTPPLVKQIEAMGGIKYLYLTHRDDVADHQKFHEHFGCDRILHQDEINADTRAVEHKLQGVAAITFAPELVIIPVPGHTKGHTVLLYKNKFLFSGDRLAFRRQIGHLGGFRDACWYSWSEQIKSMKALAEYDFEWVLPGHGRRYHADVATMHEQMDLCVNWMATV, encoded by the coding sequence ATGGCACATGTAGCAAATAGACGTTCTGAAAATATCGACGGCGACCTATATGTCGATAATAGTTGTATCGATTGCGATACTTGTCGGTGGATGGCTCCGACGGTATTCGATCGACAAAACGAGATGTCGGCAGTTTATCATCAACCGATCGATCGGCAAGAAAGATTGCAAGCGATGCAAGCACTATTATCCTGCCCGACGGCCTCGATCGGGACTATTACTAAGCCCGAAGATATAAAAACAGCCCAAGCATCGCTCCCACTATTAGTGACTGAGAATGTTTACCATTGCGGTTATCATTCCGAGAATTCTTATGGCGCAGCTAGTTATTTGATTCAGCATCCAGATGGCAATATTCTGGTAGATTCGCCGCGATTTACACCGCCTTTGGTCAAACAAATCGAAGCAATGGGTGGCATTAAATATCTCTATCTCACCCATCGCGATGATGTTGCCGACCATCAAAAATTTCACGAACATTTTGGTTGCGATCGCATTCTGCATCAAGATGAAATTAATGCCGACACGCGAGCTGTCGAACACAAACTTCAGGGCGTAGCTGCGATTACGTTCGCACCCGAACTAGTAATCATTCCCGTCCCCGGACATACTAAAGGACACACAGTTCTACTATATAAAAACAAGTTCTTATTCAGCGGCGATCGTCTCGCTTTCCGCCGTCAAATTGGACATCTAGGTGGATTTCGCGATGCTTGTTGGTATTCCTGGTCGGAACAAATTAAGTCGATGAAAGCATTGGCTGAGTATGATTTTGAATGGGTGTTACCAGGTCATGGTAGACGCTATCATGCAGATGTCGCGACGATGCACGAGCAGATGGATTTGTGTGTTAATTGGATGGCAACTGTTTAG
- a CDS encoding class I SAM-dependent methyltransferase: MRSLLTKNPFKLLITCLICWQIATQPSSALIQSKYYSYRQPSFDGTGKVYMGREVAQVMGHQGAGWLERPDRATEEQPQKMVAALKLKSTDVVADIGAGTGYISQLIARQVPEGKVLAVDVQPEMVELLKQRINKDKIANIQPQLGTEKSPELPPASIDLAIMVDAYHEFGYPQEMMTGIVSALKPGGRVVLAEYRGEDPLVFIKPRHKTTQKQIQREMKAVGLKFLKNESILPQQHLLFFGKS; this comes from the coding sequence ATGCGATCGCTCCTGACTAAAAACCCATTCAAACTGCTAATTACTTGTCTGATCTGTTGGCAAATTGCCACCCAACCCAGCAGCGCACTCATTCAATCTAAATATTACAGCTATCGACAGCCCAGCTTTGACGGTACGGGTAAAGTCTATATGGGTAGAGAAGTCGCCCAAGTCATGGGACATCAAGGTGCAGGCTGGCTAGAGCGTCCAGATCGCGCTACAGAGGAGCAACCCCAGAAAATGGTCGCAGCATTAAAATTAAAATCTACAGACGTTGTAGCCGATATTGGGGCGGGTACGGGTTATATTTCGCAGCTCATCGCGCGACAGGTACCAGAGGGTAAAGTATTAGCTGTTGACGTACAACCAGAAATGGTAGAACTGTTGAAACAGCGGATTAATAAAGATAAGATCGCGAATATTCAACCACAATTGGGCACCGAAAAAAGTCCAGAATTACCGCCAGCAAGTATCGATTTGGCAATTATGGTCGATGCCTATCATGAGTTCGGTTATCCTCAAGAAATGATGACAGGGATTGTGTCGGCACTGAAACCAGGCGGACGAGTTGTATTGGCAGAATATCGTGGTGAAGATCCGTTAGTATTTATCAAGCCGCGTCATAAAACTACTCAAAAACAGATCCAGCGGGAAATGAAAGCTGTGGGACTGAAGTTTTTGAAAAATGAGAGTATTTTACCTCAGCAGCATTTGTTGTTTTTTGGCAAGTCCTAG